The stretch of DNA GGGTTCCATATAACAGGTTTCCCGCATTCCTGTATACTGAAGATAGACACACCAGAGCGGTGCAATAATAATTCCAAAAAAAGGAATAACGCCTCCGACAGCATAAGGAGCTGCTGAATATCCCGCAACCTTCAGGCTTTGGCTGATATCTTCATCAAATCCTTCGTAGTATGCTACAAAATGCAGTAAAATACCTGTTATGGCTGCGAGGATTACACCGAAAATCATCATCTCAAAAGCCACGAATATGAGTGTTCCCAAATCGGCAAGTCCTGAAAGAGAGGGATAATCCGATGCACCGGCAGATGAGGCAATCAGGCCCAGGAAGAATGTACTGCCGAATGCAAATACCGCAAGTGATACAAGCAAAACAGGAACTGCATCTTCCACCTCTTTGGTCCTTAACAGACGGAACGTTTCTTCAGGGGAGCGCAGCATTCCAAGAATTGTTGCAGGAATGGAATCTGTACTGTAATATTCTCCCACAGTGCTCCCGGAGTAAAAAACATTCTTCTTTGGAGCGTTCCTTTGTTTTCTCCCCGGTCGTGGGGCACATCTGAATTCACAACTGGTCTGTCTTCCGGAACCCCCACCGCCATAATTTTCAAACCGCCTTATATACTGCGGAGCAACGCGTTCATTCGGGAAAGGATCATATGAATAAGGATTACTCTGTTTTGCAGGTCCGAAGCTGCATGAAGAATCCATATTCCTGTAATAATCCCTTCGATTGATGATATCCGGTGGCGGAGGAGAGGGAGGCGGAGGCTGGTGAAATGCATCCTTAGACGGAGATCTTCGGATTGGGTTTTCATATGCCCTGCGGGAAGTGCTCCTTCCCGTTTCAAAGCCTGATGAAGGATTCATATTACCATTATAACTCCGGGAAGAATCCCTGGCAGGCGGGTAATTATTGGATGGAGGTCTCCTGACCGGATCAACACCAGCCCTATAAGAAGAGCCTCTTTCAACCTCCAATTCTGATGAAGGATTCATATTAGCATTATGATTCAGCGGGAAATATCCGGGCGGAGGTGGAGGCGGAGGTGGTTGATGGAATACCCTTCCCGATACAAAACTTTGGAAAGGTTCTGAATTACTAGTGAATTTTGAATTCATTGCCGGGCTGGAAGAACTATCATCAGAAGAACGTCTTTTTGAAGAGACACCACGGGGATCAGCACCTGGAGGTAATTCACCCCGTTCTATCGCATGCAAAAGAGCGTCCCTCTCGAACGATCTGTCTCCCGCTTCCGGATTATTTTGGAAGACAAACATCATTCTCCGGTCCGAGCCGTCGGGAGCCTTAATCGATACATTAAGGACCGGTTCGCCGGAATCACTGTTACCCGGATCTGCAGAAACAATTACGGGCAATGGCATCTGGGAGGATATCTCCCCTTTTGCGCCTTTTTCAGATAGAATCAATCTTTTGTTTGTTAAAAGCAAAGTGAAAGTAGTACCTTTAACCTTTACATCAGAAACTTCAAGAAGCAATGATTCATTATTTCCAAGTTCGGGTAATGCCGTTATAACCACCTCACTGTCGTAGCTTCCAAACTAAAAGGTTTGTTAGTTTTCCATTTTGTTATTAGTTTTTAACATTATGTTAATATTACTATTTAACTTTACTATTTACTCAATTCAGAAACAGGACATAGATCTATCAGAGCTCTGCTGAACCAGGGAATGGAGAAAAATTTTATAAAATTGTTCAAATCAGTAGTAAAATTCAGAGAAACAGGGACTTAACAATGAGGCAATTACGGAAAAAGGTTGATCAGTCCTTCCAGTTCCACCATTTGAGCAGTTCGGGATCGTGGACTTCATTTTCGGAAAAATATACAGCGCACCTGAAGACGTAAAGAACACACCTGTCAACATGCCCGCCCTGAAATACGCAGAGTTTCGAATACATCTCTTCAGGATCTTCACCTTTAAGATCGTCTACGGAGTGATAACCAATATTCATCAGGTCATGTGCAATCGACTTCCCGACGCCGGGTATTCTCATTAAATCCACCAGTGCGGATCTTTCATCAGGCTTTTCTTTCATTTCCTTCATTCACCATCGCAAGCCCCATCGGGCACAGATCATTCATCTTACATACAGAACAGCCCTTCTTCCGGCTGTCTTTATTCCCGAAGATATATGCAATCAGTATCAGTAGCACCAGGATAACAGTCTTCAAAATCGAAAAATCAAAAACCATCGAGATCACAAGGACGATTACCGGAAGAAGTGAAACGCTCATCCACAGGAATGGAG from Methanolacinia petrolearia DSM 11571 encodes:
- a CDS encoding YIP1 family protein, translating into MNPSSGFETGRSTSRRAYENPIRRSPSKDAFHQPPPPSPPPPDIINRRDYYRNMDSSCSFGPAKQSNPYSYDPFPNERVAPQYIRRFENYGGGGSGRQTSCEFRCAPRPGRKQRNAPKKNVFYSGSTVGEYYSTDSIPATILGMLRSPEETFRLLRTKEVEDAVPVLLVSLAVFAFGSTFFLGLIASSAGASDYPSLSGLADLGTLIFVAFEMMIFGVILAAITGILLHFVAYYEGFDEDISQSLKVAGYSAAPYAVGGVIPFFGIIIAPLWCVYLQYTGMRETCYMEPDQAVVAVLVPAAVFAVLFIIMTMLGGDNFSIFGGA
- a CDS encoding helix-hairpin-helix domain-containing protein; the encoded protein is MKEKPDERSALVDLMRIPGVGKSIAHDLMNIGYHSVDDLKGEDPEEMYSKLCVFQGGHVDRCVLYVFRCAVYFSENEVHDPELLKWWNWKD